In Mauremys reevesii isolate NIE-2019 linkage group 16, ASM1616193v1, whole genome shotgun sequence, a single window of DNA contains:
- the LOC120384651 gene encoding uncharacterized protein LOC120384651, translating into MGQFQSKQGDVRAEVRRSVVGHQSRESRQPNTQEQSQKQQSSSPSREHNRPGEASVSKSTKKLQQSQMSTDHSYGQAEVQQSIVGNKYRESKQPKNQEQSEKQQSSSRDHSNLSKASVSKSTKKLQRSHLSTDSSYGEETLDKPMKKRVIPKIVVTGPFDDEMSSTSVDNLPESKTIRDIADSGSYNVHTKPSTIEAYQVRKEAA; encoded by the exons ATGGGGCAATTCCAGAGCAAACAAGGAGATGTGAGAG CTGAAGTCCGGCGTAGTGTGGTTGGTCACCAGAGCAGGGAGTCCCGACAGCCAAATACCCAGGAGCAATCTCAGAAACAGCAAAGTTCTTCACCTTCACGGGAGCACAACAGACCTGGTGAAGCCTCTGTTTCTAAATCAACAAAGAAACTGCAGCAAAGTCAGATGTCTACTGACCATTCTTACGGACAAG CTGAAGTCCAGCAGAGCATAGTTGGTAACAAGTACAGGGAGTCCAAACAGCCAAAAAACCAGGAGCAATCTGAGAAACAGCAAAGTTCTTCACGGGACCACAGCAATCTCTCTAAAGCCTCTGTTTCTAAATCGACAAAGAAACTGCAGCGAAGTCATCTGTCCACTGACAGTTCTTACGGAGAAG AGACATTGGATAAACCAATGAAGAAAAGGGTTATCCCCAAAATTGTTGTCACTGGGCCCTTCGATGATGAAATGTCGAGTACTTCGGTGGATAATCTCCCTGAGTCCAAAACCATCAGGGATATAGCTGACAGTGGTTCGTACAATGTGCACACAAAACCCAGCACCATAGAGGCTTACCAAgtcaggaaagaagcagcatga
- the CHMP1A gene encoding charged multivesicular body protein 1a isoform X3: MKALQQKNVECARVYAENAIRKKNEGLNWLRMASRVDAVVSKVQTAVTMKGVTKNMAQVTKALDKALSSMDLQKVSAVMDKFEHQVQNLDVHTSVMEDSMSSATTLTTPQEQVDSLIVQIAEENGLEIMDQLNQLPEGASAVGESSVRTQEDQLSRRLAALRN, from the exons ATGAAA GCCCTTCAGCAGAAGAACGTAGAATGTGCTCGCGTCTATGCAGAGAATGCAATCCGGAAGAAGAACGAAGGTTTAAACTGGCTTCGGATGGCTTCCCGAGTGGATGCAGTGGTCTCCAAGGTGCAGACAGCAGTGACCATGAAGGGG GTGACTAAAAATATGGCTCAGGTGACCAAGGCCTTGGACAAAGCTCTGAGCTCCATGGACCTGCAGAAGGTCTCGGCGGTGATGGATAAATTTGAGCATCAGGTTCAGAACTTGGATGTTCACACCTCG GTGATGGAGGACTCCATGAGCTCTGCTACCACCCTGACCACGCCGCAGGAGCAGGTGGACAGCCTCATTGTGCAGATTGCCGAGGAGAATGGCTTGGAGATCATGGACCAACTCAACCAGCTCCCCGAGGGGGCTTCGGCCGTGGGGGAGAGCTCTGTCCGCACCCAGGAAGACCAGCTGTCCCGAAG ACTGGCTGCCTTGCGGAATTAA
- the CHMP1A gene encoding charged multivesicular body protein 1a isoform X2 codes for MDDTLFQLKFTAKQLEKLAKKAEKDSKTEQAKVKKALQQKNVECARVYAENAIRKKNEGLNWLRMASRVDAVVSKVQTAVTMKGVTKNMAQVTKALDKALSSMDLQKVSAVMDKFEHQVQNLDVHTSVMEDSMSSATTLTTPQEQVDSLIVQIAEENGLEIMDQLNQLPEGASAVGESSVRTQEDQLSRRLAALRN; via the exons ATGGACG ATACACTCTTCCAACTGAAG TTCACAGCAAAGCAGCTGGAGAAGCTAGCCAAGAAGGCTGAGAAGGACTCGAAGACTGAGCAAGCCAAAGTCAAGAAG GCCCTTCAGCAGAAGAACGTAGAATGTGCTCGCGTCTATGCAGAGAATGCAATCCGGAAGAAGAACGAAGGTTTAAACTGGCTTCGGATGGCTTCCCGAGTGGATGCAGTGGTCTCCAAGGTGCAGACAGCAGTGACCATGAAGGGG GTGACTAAAAATATGGCTCAGGTGACCAAGGCCTTGGACAAAGCTCTGAGCTCCATGGACCTGCAGAAGGTCTCGGCGGTGATGGATAAATTTGAGCATCAGGTTCAGAACTTGGATGTTCACACCTCG GTGATGGAGGACTCCATGAGCTCTGCTACCACCCTGACCACGCCGCAGGAGCAGGTGGACAGCCTCATTGTGCAGATTGCCGAGGAGAATGGCTTGGAGATCATGGACCAACTCAACCAGCTCCCCGAGGGGGCTTCGGCCGTGGGGGAGAGCTCTGTCCGCACCCAGGAAGACCAGCTGTCCCGAAG ACTGGCTGCCTTGCGGAATTAA
- the CHMP1A gene encoding charged multivesicular body protein 1a isoform X1 has translation MVETLSDTLFQLKFTAKQLEKLAKKAEKDSKTEQAKVKKALQQKNVECARVYAENAIRKKNEGLNWLRMASRVDAVVSKVQTAVTMKGVTKNMAQVTKALDKALSSMDLQKVSAVMDKFEHQVQNLDVHTSVMEDSMSSATTLTTPQEQVDSLIVQIAEENGLEIMDQLNQLPEGASAVGESSVRTQEDQLSRRLAALRN, from the exons ATGGTGGAGACCCTGTCAG ATACACTCTTCCAACTGAAG TTCACAGCAAAGCAGCTGGAGAAGCTAGCCAAGAAGGCTGAGAAGGACTCGAAGACTGAGCAAGCCAAAGTCAAGAAG GCCCTTCAGCAGAAGAACGTAGAATGTGCTCGCGTCTATGCAGAGAATGCAATCCGGAAGAAGAACGAAGGTTTAAACTGGCTTCGGATGGCTTCCCGAGTGGATGCAGTGGTCTCCAAGGTGCAGACAGCAGTGACCATGAAGGGG GTGACTAAAAATATGGCTCAGGTGACCAAGGCCTTGGACAAAGCTCTGAGCTCCATGGACCTGCAGAAGGTCTCGGCGGTGATGGATAAATTTGAGCATCAGGTTCAGAACTTGGATGTTCACACCTCG GTGATGGAGGACTCCATGAGCTCTGCTACCACCCTGACCACGCCGCAGGAGCAGGTGGACAGCCTCATTGTGCAGATTGCCGAGGAGAATGGCTTGGAGATCATGGACCAACTCAACCAGCTCCCCGAGGGGGCTTCGGCCGTGGGGGAGAGCTCTGTCCGCACCCAGGAAGACCAGCTGTCCCGAAG ACTGGCTGCCTTGCGGAATTAA